The proteins below come from a single Erythrobacter sp. SG61-1L genomic window:
- the phoU gene encoding phosphate signaling complex protein PhoU produces the protein MSSEHTVKAFDEDITRLRGLIAEMGGLAELAIQESLQALVKHDEKLAREVVRRDKKIDALEIEVDKLAVRIIALRAPMADDLREVIAALKIAGVLERIGDYAKNIAKRVNELQARKHFDPLTLLPAMGEVASEMVHDVLTAYAARDPVTAREVIARDEKVDAFYESIFRNLVSHMMESPATISSAAQLLFIARSIERIGDHATNVAEMVYYAATGTYVPELDGETDGVS, from the coding sequence ATGAGCAGCGAACATACGGTCAAGGCATTCGATGAGGACATCACCCGGCTTCGCGGCCTGATCGCGGAGATGGGCGGCCTGGCTGAACTCGCTATCCAGGAATCGCTCCAGGCGCTGGTCAAGCATGACGAGAAGCTCGCCCGTGAGGTCGTGCGGCGCGACAAGAAAATCGATGCGCTGGAAATCGAGGTCGACAAGCTGGCAGTGCGGATCATTGCCCTGCGCGCGCCCATGGCGGACGATTTGCGCGAAGTGATCGCCGCGTTGAAGATCGCCGGCGTGCTGGAACGTATCGGCGATTATGCGAAGAACATCGCCAAGCGCGTGAACGAACTTCAGGCACGCAAGCATTTTGACCCGCTGACCCTGCTGCCTGCCATGGGCGAGGTTGCTTCGGAAATGGTGCACGATGTGCTGACTGCCTATGCCGCGCGCGATCCGGTGACTGCACGCGAAGTGATTGCGCGCGACGAGAAGGTCGACGCTTTCTACGAAAGCATCTTCCGCAATCTGGTCAGCCATATGATGGAAAGCCCGGCCACCATCAGCAGCGCCGCGCAATTGCTGTTCATTGCCCGCAGCATCGAACGTATCGGCGACCATGCGACCAATGTGGCCGAGATGGTCTATTATGCCGCCACCGGCACCTATGTGCCAGAACTGGACGGCGAGACAGACGGCGTAAGTTAA
- the phoB gene encoding phosphate regulon transcriptional regulator PhoB — MAAPKLLLVEDDPALAELLEYRFQSEGYNVRTTADGDEALMFADEDVPDLVILDWMIEGTSGIEVCRRLRRDKATAHVPIIMLTAREAEDDRVRGLETGADDYVTKPFSPRELLARVSAVLRRVRPALAGEMLEVGDLKLDPVAHRVERRGQQLAVGPTEYRLLKFFMESPGRVFSRGQLLDGVWGTGSEIEERTVDVHIRRLRKAISVGNSPDPIRTVRSAGYALEAI, encoded by the coding sequence GTGGCTGCACCCAAGCTTCTTCTCGTAGAAGACGATCCTGCCCTTGCCGAACTGCTGGAATATCGTTTCCAGAGTGAAGGTTACAATGTCCGCACCACTGCCGATGGTGACGAAGCCCTGATGTTCGCCGATGAGGATGTGCCGGATCTGGTCATCCTCGACTGGATGATCGAAGGCACCAGCGGGATCGAAGTCTGCCGCCGCCTGCGCCGCGACAAGGCAACTGCCCATGTCCCCATCATCATGCTCACTGCCCGCGAGGCGGAGGATGACCGGGTGCGCGGCCTGGAAACCGGTGCCGACGATTATGTGACCAAGCCTTTCTCTCCACGCGAATTGCTCGCCCGCGTCTCGGCCGTGCTGCGCCGTGTGCGCCCGGCTCTGGCGGGCGAGATGCTGGAAGTTGGCGACCTCAAGCTGGATCCGGTGGCGCACCGCGTGGAACGGCGCGGCCAGCAACTCGCTGTCGGTCCGACGGAATATCGCCTGCTCAAGTTCTTCATGGAAAGCCCCGGCCGCGTGTTCAGCCGCGGGCAACTGCTTGACGGCGTATGGGGCACGGGGAGCGAGATCGAGGAACGCACGGTGGACGTCCATATCCGCCGTCTGCGCAAGGCGATCTCCGTTGGCAATTCGCCCGATCCGATCCGCACGGTCCGCTCTGCCGGTTACGCCCTCGAAGCGATCTAA